One stretch of Siphonobacter curvatus DNA includes these proteins:
- a CDS encoding tyrosine-protein phosphatase, giving the protein MKKAFILITSVLISGTVFAQQDTLVYNSRRAVVLEGSSNFRDLGGYPTPDGRQVQWGRIYRSADISKLSDRDLKTLESVHLAVDCDLRSPEEVQKAPDRLPTGVQYVHLPAGSEHVQMAKFYEAMKNSTQKDTLLLQTYRSTEHLKAKYKPLFDHLLTLKGDESLLFHCTAGKDRTGIGAALVLSALNVDRQTILKDYQATNLFWKVDRERMLQGMAQQGLNPEAARSMLDANPAYLENTFQAINKKYGSMDQFLEKEMGLTAPRRKALQDKFLK; this is encoded by the coding sequence ATGAAAAAGGCATTCATTCTCATTACTTCCGTATTGATTTCAGGAACCGTTTTTGCTCAGCAGGATACGCTGGTTTATAACAGCCGTCGGGCCGTAGTACTGGAGGGTAGCTCGAATTTCCGCGACCTAGGGGGTTATCCTACGCCCGATGGCCGTCAGGTGCAGTGGGGCCGCATCTACCGCTCGGCGGATATTAGTAAACTCAGTGATCGGGATTTGAAAACGCTGGAATCCGTTCATCTCGCGGTAGACTGCGATCTGCGGAGTCCCGAGGAGGTCCAAAAGGCTCCGGACCGTCTCCCGACGGGCGTGCAATACGTACACCTGCCCGCGGGTAGCGAACACGTACAAATGGCGAAGTTTTACGAAGCGATGAAAAATAGTACCCAGAAGGATACTTTACTACTGCAAACCTATCGGAGTACTGAGCATCTGAAAGCCAAATACAAACCTCTTTTTGATCATTTACTTACATTGAAGGGTGATGAATCCTTACTCTTTCACTGCACGGCGGGGAAAGACCGGACGGGAATCGGAGCCGCTCTGGTGTTGTCAGCCCTGAATGTAGACCGTCAAACGATTTTGAAGGATTATCAGGCGACGAATCTGTTCTGGAAAGTGGATCGAGAACGGATGCTTCAGGGCATGGCTCAGCAGGGCCTGAATCCCGAAGCCGCCCGCTCCATGTTGGACGCCAACCCGGCTTATCTAGAAAACACCTTCCAGGCGATCAATAAAAAATACGGCAGCATGGATCAGTTTCTGGAAAAGGAAATGGGATTGACTGCTCCGCGTCGGAAGGCGTTGCAGGATAAGTTTTTGAAATAA
- a CDS encoding phosphodiester glycosidase family protein — MKYLCILLISCAGFTSAQSRTSTDDSLALMKATWNFLDVASGVTWKHVHLKDKELFQSNQNINVLDTKLKNRRVVFGLVSADTPGDSTRKLVPTSTLTKKAGAVAAVNGTFFNVKQAGSEDLIKIEGKVLDTTTYASNKPLIEHKQAALTIRKRKISIERAPNERAYGWDQKLNAPDVMVTGPLLLWEGQPIPLKKNAFNDNRHPRTAACITREKHLLLVTVDGRNAQAAGMSLPELTYLLKQFRCERAVNLDGGGSTTMVITGQPYEGVVNMPSDNKVFDHLGERAVSNAIFIRKK, encoded by the coding sequence ATGAAATATCTGTGTATCCTATTAATAAGTTGTGCAGGCTTTACTTCTGCTCAAAGCCGAACGAGTACTGACGACTCGTTGGCGTTGATGAAAGCCACTTGGAATTTTCTGGACGTGGCCTCTGGAGTGACCTGGAAACACGTGCATTTAAAAGACAAAGAGCTTTTTCAGTCCAATCAGAACATCAATGTATTGGACACCAAACTGAAAAATCGACGGGTCGTCTTCGGCCTGGTTTCCGCCGATACGCCCGGAGATTCGACGCGTAAGCTGGTGCCGACCAGTACGCTGACCAAAAAAGCGGGAGCCGTCGCGGCAGTAAACGGTACATTTTTCAACGTGAAACAAGCGGGATCAGAAGATCTGATCAAGATTGAGGGGAAGGTGCTGGACACGACTACGTATGCCTCCAATAAACCGTTGATCGAACATAAACAGGCGGCTCTGACCATCCGCAAACGGAAAATAAGTATTGAGCGAGCTCCCAACGAGCGGGCCTATGGCTGGGATCAAAAGCTGAATGCTCCGGATGTCATGGTAACGGGTCCTTTGCTGTTGTGGGAAGGGCAGCCGATACCGCTGAAAAAAAATGCCTTCAATGATAACCGTCACCCACGTACGGCGGCCTGCATTACGCGTGAAAAACACCTTTTGCTGGTTACCGTGGACGGGCGAAATGCCCAGGCGGCAGGGATGTCCTTGCCTGAACTGACGTATCTACTGAAACAGTTTCGCTGCGAACGTGCGGTCAATCTGGATGGCGGCGGCTCTACGACGATGGTCATTACGGGTCAGCCTTACGAAGGCGTAGTGAATATGCCTTCGGACAATAAAGTCTTTGATCATCTGGGGGAAAGGGCGGTGAGTAATGCGATTTTTATTCGGAAGAAGTAA
- a CDS encoding TonB-dependent receptor — MRLKRLLFSLLLCLSGTLAFGQHSGSVTGRIEDENGPLPGAAIRLKGTSQGTVTDLSGAFRLTNVPAGPVTLAAGYIGYQTAELTVQATTGEVVIPVIKLTPEGKALSDVVVRGTMAASQIKAMSIKRNSLALMDVMAADAIGKLPDRNAAEAVQRMPGVAVARYHGEADQATVRGVPFSWTSTLLNGTRMPSASVGGSRNAVLDAVPSEIIQYVQVAKALTPDMEGDAIGGSINFVTRVAPEFRKLSVSAAGGYNNFSKDGTYNASITYGDRFMKGKLGVMLTAAIWDRQWGTDEYVVSYNTGLPVPEQRYSLNSLLLKRYMGKRQTYGLNAGLEYRFNEKHRIFGRALHDKFNDIRPVYESYLLFNTNEYQLNYRYSYYQTRIDGGEIGGEHQLASRLKLDWSASNYVSEYYIDTPPTLPKEKRGLPIATFRQKLTQGFGGLASDGKRYLSFDSPNGVGDDPMQILPHLKDPKERVHPTQLTLQQLVIYQLGTKEEDRVAQANVKYDFSSRFSLKVGGKYRHKYKESTQASLVYLPNRALGVPNAAPLVPLSQLERTEFPVRQNFFRNLNADYGSYAINSLTKNQLFDLFSTQFQQTNQFRDVTPVSNATGHFDGTEDVLALYVMGEWNVTPKLKLFGGVRNEHTAVELNGSSYKRETITENDQSKSVETVTPTTVKNDYHAFLPMIHLKYTPTSKSVLRAAFTRTFIRPNFTELNPGENINTTTNPLTITRGNIDLKPTFASNFDLMGEYYFDNIGLVTGGLFYKKIKDYSFSNQSIEIYNGAQALVTQPQNLENATLQGLELGMLRRFDFLPGFLSGLGVELNGTAIHSSLRVPRVVNNERQYETTSLPNQSKFLFNSILFYERKGLTIRLAGNFRGRSVETINQQLGPDFYIWTNNNFTLDGSAAYAINAKFRVFVEVNNLTNEPVRMYMGKPERTTSTEWYSQRGQAGIRWDIF; from the coding sequence ATGCGATTGAAACGATTACTCTTTAGTCTGCTCCTCTGCCTGAGCGGAACCCTTGCGTTCGGTCAACATTCGGGCTCAGTAACGGGACGAATCGAGGACGAAAACGGTCCTTTGCCCGGAGCAGCCATTCGCCTGAAAGGCACCTCACAGGGAACGGTAACCGATCTGAGTGGAGCCTTCCGACTGACAAACGTACCGGCTGGGCCGGTTACGCTGGCCGCGGGGTACATTGGCTACCAGACGGCCGAACTGACGGTGCAGGCTACGACGGGCGAAGTAGTTATTCCCGTCATTAAACTCACGCCCGAAGGGAAAGCTCTGTCGGACGTAGTAGTTCGCGGTACGATGGCGGCTTCCCAGATCAAGGCGATGAGTATTAAACGAAATTCCCTCGCCCTGATGGACGTGATGGCCGCCGATGCCATTGGGAAACTACCCGACCGTAACGCCGCCGAAGCCGTCCAGCGGATGCCCGGCGTGGCGGTGGCCCGCTACCATGGTGAGGCCGATCAGGCGACGGTACGGGGCGTACCCTTTAGCTGGACTTCTACCCTACTCAACGGTACCCGCATGCCGAGTGCCAGTGTGGGCGGTAGCCGGAATGCGGTACTCGACGCCGTTCCTTCCGAGATCATCCAGTACGTACAGGTAGCCAAAGCTCTGACGCCCGATATGGAAGGCGATGCCATTGGCGGTTCGATCAATTTTGTGACGCGGGTCGCTCCGGAGTTTCGCAAGCTGAGCGTGAGTGCCGCCGGTGGTTACAACAACTTTTCAAAAGACGGTACGTACAACGCTTCCATTACCTACGGCGACCGCTTTATGAAAGGCAAGCTGGGCGTCATGCTGACGGCGGCCATCTGGGATCGGCAGTGGGGAACGGACGAATACGTCGTTTCGTACAATACGGGCCTGCCGGTTCCGGAGCAACGGTATTCTTTGAACAGCTTATTGCTGAAACGGTACATGGGTAAACGCCAGACGTACGGACTTAACGCCGGGCTGGAATACCGTTTCAACGAGAAACACCGAATCTTTGGTCGGGCCCTGCACGACAAGTTCAACGATATTCGTCCGGTATACGAGTCGTATCTGCTCTTCAATACCAACGAATACCAGCTCAATTACCGCTACTCTTACTACCAGACACGCATTGACGGCGGAGAAATCGGTGGCGAGCATCAGTTGGCGTCGCGGTTGAAACTGGACTGGTCGGCTTCAAATTACGTTAGCGAATACTACATCGATACGCCTCCTACGTTGCCCAAAGAGAAACGCGGTTTGCCCATTGCCACCTTCCGGCAGAAGCTTACGCAAGGTTTCGGGGGACTGGCTTCGGATGGGAAACGGTATTTGTCTTTTGATTCTCCCAACGGCGTAGGTGACGACCCGATGCAGATTCTGCCCCACCTGAAAGACCCGAAGGAACGGGTGCACCCCACGCAACTCACGCTGCAGCAACTGGTCATTTATCAGTTAGGTACGAAAGAAGAAGACCGGGTAGCTCAGGCTAATGTGAAGTATGACTTTTCGTCGCGGTTTTCGTTAAAGGTTGGTGGCAAGTACCGCCACAAGTATAAGGAATCGACGCAGGCCTCGCTGGTTTATCTGCCCAACCGGGCCCTGGGTGTTCCGAATGCGGCTCCGCTGGTGCCGCTTAGTCAGCTGGAACGGACTGAATTTCCCGTTCGCCAGAATTTCTTCCGTAACCTGAATGCTGATTATGGTTCCTATGCGATCAATAGTCTGACCAAGAACCAGTTGTTTGATCTTTTCTCCACGCAGTTTCAGCAAACCAATCAGTTTCGGGACGTAACGCCGGTTTCTAATGCCACGGGTCATTTCGATGGGACGGAAGATGTACTAGCCCTTTACGTGATGGGTGAATGGAATGTGACGCCGAAACTCAAGCTTTTTGGTGGGGTACGCAACGAGCATACCGCCGTTGAACTGAACGGTTCGTCGTACAAACGGGAAACGATTACTGAAAACGACCAGTCGAAAAGCGTAGAGACGGTAACCCCCACCACGGTGAAGAATGATTACCACGCCTTTTTGCCGATGATTCACCTGAAGTATACGCCTACGTCGAAATCCGTGCTTCGGGCTGCTTTCACGCGGACGTTCATTCGTCCGAATTTTACCGAACTGAATCCGGGCGAAAACATCAATACTACGACCAATCCCCTAACCATTACGCGGGGCAATATCGATCTGAAACCCACCTTCGCCAGTAATTTTGACCTGATGGGCGAGTACTATTTCGATAACATTGGTCTGGTTACGGGAGGTCTTTTCTACAAAAAAATCAAGGACTACAGTTTCAGTAACCAGTCCATCGAAATTTACAACGGTGCTCAGGCTCTGGTAACGCAACCGCAAAACCTGGAAAATGCGACGTTGCAGGGACTGGAACTGGGTATGCTTCGCCGCTTCGATTTTCTGCCGGGTTTCCTGAGTGGTCTGGGTGTTGAGCTGAACGGTACGGCGATTCATTCGTCGTTACGGGTACCGAGAGTTGTCAATAACGAACGGCAGTATGAAACGACTTCCCTACCCAATCAGTCGAAATTTCTGTTCAACTCCATTCTGTTCTACGAACGCAAGGGACTCACGATTCGTCTGGCCGGAAACTTCCGGGGTCGCTCGGTCGAAACTATCAACCAGCAGTTGGGTCCTGATTTCTACATCTGGACGAATAACAACTTTACTTTAGACGGCTCGGCGGCGTATGCCATCAACGCGAAGTTCCGGGTGTTCGTGGAAGTGAATAATCTCACCAACGAGCCTGTTCGCATGTACATGGGCAAACCCGAACGGACAACCAGTACCGAGTGGTATTCGCAACGCGGACAGGCCGGTATTCGCTGGGACATTTTCTAA
- a CDS encoding sensor histidine kinase, protein MMKVFFLCLACFWACFGFGQSNSVFLDQYSLEEGLSQSGVNCLLKDQQGYIWLGTQNGLNRFDGHQFVTYQHQPFQANSLSNEFILSFCEDRQGHLWVGTRQGLNRFDRINGIITRYGTSYKLTVNALVEDRDGSLWIGTPNGLFRMKSTASPELDFQNLVSSSDYLLKDRVIYTLHRDSQGFLWAGTSQGLYRISPVEKGIRRVIHWSLPHTPVYSIVQDATYRLWVGTEVGLHQISTQKPGSVQRFLPTQQPVLALLVSHKSVLWVSVRNEGIYRYDLQDPTLPLLSHWTGNAKKGLQSNVVTSLYQGPDPKEDVIWLGTRDAGVQVFSQAKNSFRHWEDLITPPGSLQSFFSLYTDRHHNLWAGTYRGLFCINQHTLESQHFSEKLLGERIYSILEDYKGTLWVGSSKGLYRWSGSQFVSDPAYREFPMVSKLYEDRHHQLWIGTGKALYKRNRAGQLTRFEFSSKGPESTIEAIQEMPDGTLWVGTMGGLNRIDTNGRITPYYNQTDDPESLLSNEIYDLHCDRKGQLWVTSSKGLSRLFFRDGQPRFEHFTEQDGLANHVVYGMLEDQEGRFWMSTNRGLSRFDPRTQTFRNYSSRDGLMANEFNTGAFHRSADGTFFFGGIGLLVSFNPQELTESRFTPPVVLTSFRKFEKPFAFDSLLAHDHQLTIQANENFFSFVYNTLDYSSPQKNQYAYLLEGFQTNWNFSGTRRYISFSNLSPGTYTLKVKASNADGLWNDSQILQIPIVVVPPFWQRWWFYVICLLVVGGTAQLIYQSRVRRQVAHLLELEKVKLVENERVRKLAAQDLHDEFGNTITRISMLTEIIKARLPEPSAEVLPLLTKISDNANRMYQGTKDFIWAINPDHDNLYEIAIRLKDFGDDVLDKTGIRFDINGLDESLRNYVLPMGMSRHLIFLFKEAISNTLKHAQATQTFLAFERQGDEATIRWIDNGQGFDARKSRKGNGLLNMESRARKFEGIFTLESTPAQGTVVSVCIRLPQKKPTVSK, encoded by the coding sequence ATGATGAAAGTCTTTTTTCTATGCCTCGCATGCTTTTGGGCCTGCTTCGGATTCGGCCAATCCAATTCGGTATTTCTGGACCAGTATTCCCTGGAAGAGGGGCTTTCCCAAAGTGGTGTCAACTGTCTACTTAAGGACCAGCAAGGCTACATCTGGCTGGGTACCCAAAATGGTCTCAATCGTTTTGACGGCCATCAGTTTGTTACTTACCAGCATCAGCCTTTTCAAGCTAATAGTCTGTCGAATGAATTCATTCTGTCGTTTTGTGAAGATCGACAGGGCCATCTCTGGGTTGGTACGCGTCAGGGACTCAATCGCTTTGACCGCATTAACGGTATCATTACCCGATACGGTACTTCCTATAAACTCACCGTTAATGCTCTTGTTGAAGATCGTGACGGTTCGCTTTGGATAGGTACGCCCAATGGCCTCTTTCGAATGAAGAGTACGGCCAGCCCCGAACTCGACTTTCAGAACTTAGTAAGCTCTTCAGATTACCTGCTCAAAGACCGCGTCATTTACACCCTACACCGTGACTCACAAGGTTTTCTCTGGGCTGGAACGAGTCAGGGTTTATACCGCATTAGTCCCGTTGAAAAAGGCATTCGGCGAGTTATTCACTGGTCGCTCCCCCACACCCCCGTGTACAGTATTGTTCAGGACGCGACGTATCGCCTCTGGGTGGGTACCGAGGTAGGCCTACATCAGATCAGTACCCAAAAACCTGGTTCCGTTCAACGTTTCCTACCCACGCAGCAACCCGTACTGGCACTGCTGGTAAGCCATAAATCCGTCTTATGGGTATCGGTGCGTAATGAAGGTATTTATCGGTACGACCTACAAGACCCTACGCTACCACTTCTTTCCCACTGGACGGGGAATGCCAAAAAAGGGCTGCAAAGCAACGTAGTGACCTCTCTGTACCAGGGGCCGGACCCGAAAGAAGACGTCATCTGGCTCGGCACCCGCGATGCGGGCGTACAAGTCTTTAGTCAGGCCAAAAATAGTTTTCGGCATTGGGAAGATTTGATTACGCCTCCGGGTTCTTTGCAGTCATTCTTTTCGCTGTATACTGACCGCCACCATAACCTCTGGGCCGGCACCTATCGGGGTTTATTCTGCATCAACCAGCACACCTTGGAAAGTCAGCATTTTAGCGAGAAGCTATTGGGTGAGCGTATTTATAGCATTTTGGAAGACTATAAGGGTACGCTTTGGGTGGGCAGTAGTAAAGGTCTTTACCGCTGGAGCGGAAGTCAGTTTGTTTCCGATCCGGCTTACCGGGAGTTTCCGATGGTAAGTAAACTCTACGAGGACCGGCACCACCAGTTGTGGATTGGTACGGGGAAAGCCCTGTATAAGCGTAACAGAGCGGGGCAACTTACGCGGTTTGAGTTTAGCTCTAAAGGCCCCGAATCAACCATAGAGGCTATTCAGGAAATGCCCGACGGTACACTTTGGGTAGGAACCATGGGGGGACTGAATCGCATTGATACCAACGGACGTATTACGCCCTATTACAACCAGACCGACGACCCGGAAAGTCTGCTGAGTAATGAAATCTATGATCTGCATTGCGACCGCAAGGGCCAACTCTGGGTTACCAGCAGTAAAGGCCTCAGCCGCTTGTTTTTCAGGGATGGCCAACCCCGTTTCGAGCATTTTACCGAACAGGACGGACTAGCCAATCACGTCGTATATGGTATGCTGGAGGATCAGGAGGGCCGTTTCTGGATGAGTACCAACCGGGGCCTTTCCCGCTTCGATCCTCGTACGCAAACCTTCCGGAATTACAGTAGTCGGGATGGGTTGATGGCGAATGAGTTCAATACCGGTGCTTTTCACCGCAGTGCGGACGGAACGTTTTTCTTCGGTGGTATTGGCTTACTAGTCAGTTTCAATCCTCAGGAACTTACGGAAAGTCGCTTTACGCCCCCGGTCGTACTGACGTCGTTTCGAAAATTTGAAAAGCCTTTTGCCTTCGACAGCCTGCTCGCTCATGATCACCAACTGACGATTCAGGCTAACGAAAACTTTTTTTCCTTTGTCTATAATACCCTCGACTACAGTAGTCCGCAGAAAAATCAGTATGCGTACCTGCTGGAAGGCTTTCAAACCAACTGGAACTTTAGCGGTACGCGTCGTTACATCAGTTTTTCCAATCTGAGTCCGGGAACGTATACGTTAAAAGTAAAGGCTTCAAATGCCGATGGCCTCTGGAACGATTCGCAAATCTTACAGATCCCGATTGTCGTCGTGCCACCCTTCTGGCAACGTTGGTGGTTTTACGTCATTTGTCTGCTTGTCGTGGGTGGTACGGCCCAGCTCATTTACCAGTCTCGGGTTCGGAGGCAGGTGGCTCATTTGCTGGAACTGGAAAAAGTCAAACTAGTGGAAAACGAACGCGTTCGTAAGCTTGCCGCCCAGGATTTACACGATGAATTCGGGAATACAATCACCCGTATTTCGATGCTTACTGAAATCATCAAAGCCCGCCTGCCGGAGCCTTCGGCCGAAGTTCTTCCGCTGCTCACCAAAATCAGCGATAATGCCAACCGGATGTATCAGGGCACGAAAGATTTCATCTGGGCCATTAATCCCGATCACGATAACCTGTACGAGATTGCCATTCGACTCAAGGATTTTGGTGACGACGTACTCGACAAGACGGGCATCCGGTTTGACATCAATGGTTTGGACGAATCGTTACGAAATTACGTTTTGCCAATGGGTATGAGCCGTCACCTGATTTTTCTCTTTAAAGAAGCCATTAGCAATACGCTCAAACACGCTCAGGCTACGCAGACTTTCCTGGCCTTTGAACGTCAGGGCGATGAGGCGACCATTCGCTGGATTGATAATGGCCAAGGGTTTGACGCCCGTAAAAGTCGGAAGGGTAACGGTCTCCTTAATATGGAAAGCCGGGCTCGTAAGTTTGAGGGAATATTTACGCTTGAAAGTACTCCAGCCCAGGGTACGGTCGTCAGCGTCTGCATCCGCTTACCACAGAAAAAGCCTACAGTGTCCAAATAA
- a CDS encoding helix-turn-helix domain-containing protein — MISLITTFAFAQALIGLYVLPKQTIFSRQYLYLKTLIALISIHLGVKLFLLSVLNDPYLFGRLNSFTTFSYGPLLYFQYLQFKGKALSRTHKVLHLVPFVFAFTLYVSCLAGQIPSKNPALFQQIFEVFVYLLMSSVASYTTWLLWKLVPDTQLPRRERNLLLQCSAFFMSSVFMGYCTSFFNTWLGTHWDAHFFPYLAFGIICWICLRFFLTQNYTQSKPAETARETYEKSGLSDAQLQAYFEALEQLMRREKPFHNPDLSLDDLARSLKISRQQLSQVLNQKAEKNFYAYVNDYRVQEMIVLLKNHPGEKIAELAHQVGFQSKTTLNTYFKKVTGYSPTQYQQFLGSPISEPSKI; from the coding sequence ATGATTTCCCTCATTACCACCTTCGCTTTCGCTCAGGCCTTGATTGGTTTGTACGTCTTACCCAAGCAGACCATCTTCAGCCGCCAGTATTTATACCTGAAAACCTTGATTGCTCTCATCAGTATTCACCTGGGCGTCAAACTATTTCTGCTCTCGGTCCTGAACGATCCGTATCTGTTTGGCCGGCTTAACAGCTTTACCACCTTTTCTTACGGACCACTGCTGTATTTTCAGTATCTACAGTTCAAAGGCAAAGCCCTTTCCCGAACGCATAAAGTCCTCCACCTCGTACCGTTTGTCTTCGCTTTTACGCTGTACGTTTCCTGCCTGGCTGGACAAATTCCCAGCAAAAATCCGGCTTTGTTTCAACAGATTTTCGAAGTATTTGTCTACCTGCTTATGAGCTCCGTCGCCAGCTATACGACCTGGTTGCTCTGGAAACTCGTACCGGATACGCAGCTCCCCCGCCGCGAACGGAATCTGTTACTCCAGTGCAGTGCCTTTTTCATGAGTTCGGTTTTCATGGGCTACTGTACCTCTTTTTTCAATACCTGGCTGGGTACGCACTGGGACGCTCATTTTTTCCCCTACCTCGCGTTCGGGATCATTTGCTGGATTTGTCTGCGTTTTTTTCTGACGCAGAACTATACCCAGTCCAAACCAGCCGAAACCGCTCGTGAAACCTATGAGAAATCGGGTCTTTCGGATGCTCAACTACAGGCGTACTTCGAAGCTCTGGAGCAGCTCATGCGACGGGAAAAACCCTTCCATAATCCCGATCTTTCGCTGGATGATTTAGCCCGATCCCTGAAAATCTCCCGGCAGCAATTGTCGCAGGTATTGAATCAGAAAGCCGAGAAGAATTTTTACGCCTACGTGAATGATTACCGCGTTCAGGAAATGATCGTTTTACTGAAAAACCATCCCGGTGAAAAAATCGCGGAGCTGGCCCATCAAGTCGGCTTCCAGTCAAAGACCACGCTGAATACCTATTTCAAGAAAGTGACCGGATACAGTCCCACGCAGTACCAGCAGTTTCTGGGCAGTCCCATCTCGGAACCGTCTAAAATTTAA
- a CDS encoding S9 family peptidase, with protein MRVLLVLLYMPFFVWAQNEKITVSDLTRIKSASSISLSPDGKRAVYAVQTTEPDAEKKWEYNYRTHLWLTDFQNPSRQLTQGEESVSRAIWKDAKTLLFTRPVKGKSQLFQLSLEGGEPRQLTDWKYGIGNPILSPDGSKIVFSVGLSLTELLKDSLFNPSKTVPEWSYEKPGFKDNAFLKSDSKVKPNPDGSLAEIRAFLNQDVVDKKAKVINRLNFQGEATTQPELNFSHICVLELKEGATPKVLTTGFKSVQASAWSFDGKAIYATTGQQANAHPDREQTSKVIRLTPENGQMQDVFQAENQRAFAPLPSWDGQRIALLTSPSEGVNFPKLTIIATSGSAQPITVEFDRSVSNLSWSKDSKYLYFSAQSNGGQPLYRWNVATQKVEQLSDYDSGMLDFDVSADKLVFVKTQVSAPNEVYWISLAKAAKKGKASDLTLAELKTAIQGAKPFTSLNDWVAKKTLSMPEKRTFQNEKGQTVEYWIMKPANVQVGKKYPLLLNMHGGPTAMWGPGEASMWHEFQYFCSQGYGVVYANPRGSGGYGLDFQRGNIKDWGTGPASDVLRAATEAAKESWADTARQVITGGSYAGYLTAWIVGHDHRFKAAFSQRGVYDLTTFLGEGNAWRLVPNYFQYPWLDKTDRVLEANSPYTFVDQIRTPLLIKHGENDLRTGVIQSEMMYKSMKIMGKEVEYVRMPGGTHELSRSGNVRQRIDRMLRIYEFFERYVGTK; from the coding sequence ATGAGAGTATTACTTGTACTGCTTTATATGCCCTTTTTTGTCTGGGCTCAAAATGAAAAAATTACGGTCTCCGACCTCACACGAATCAAGTCGGCTTCTTCCATAAGCCTTTCGCCCGACGGCAAACGGGCCGTGTATGCCGTGCAAACCACGGAACCGGATGCCGAAAAGAAATGGGAGTACAACTACCGAACACACCTCTGGCTGACGGATTTTCAAAACCCATCCCGCCAATTAACCCAGGGCGAAGAAAGCGTGAGCCGGGCCATCTGGAAGGATGCAAAAACCTTGCTGTTTACGCGTCCGGTGAAAGGGAAATCGCAATTGTTTCAACTTTCCCTGGAAGGGGGAGAACCTCGCCAGCTAACCGACTGGAAGTACGGCATTGGAAACCCGATCTTGTCTCCGGATGGATCAAAAATCGTTTTTTCAGTAGGATTGAGCCTGACGGAATTGCTGAAAGACAGTTTGTTTAATCCCTCCAAAACAGTACCCGAATGGTCGTATGAAAAACCGGGCTTCAAGGACAATGCCTTTTTGAAAAGTGATTCGAAAGTAAAGCCGAATCCGGATGGCTCACTAGCTGAAATTCGGGCGTTTCTGAATCAGGATGTAGTGGATAAAAAAGCGAAAGTCATCAACCGGCTCAATTTTCAGGGGGAGGCTACGACCCAGCCCGAACTCAATTTCAGTCACATTTGCGTACTGGAGCTGAAAGAAGGAGCCACGCCGAAAGTCCTGACCACTGGCTTTAAGTCAGTTCAGGCTTCCGCGTGGAGTTTCGACGGGAAAGCCATTTACGCAACCACGGGTCAGCAAGCTAACGCTCATCCCGATCGGGAGCAAACTAGCAAAGTCATTCGCCTGACGCCGGAGAACGGCCAGATGCAGGACGTTTTTCAGGCCGAAAACCAACGGGCCTTTGCTCCGCTGCCCTCCTGGGATGGGCAACGAATCGCACTGCTGACGAGTCCTTCCGAAGGCGTCAATTTCCCTAAGCTCACAATTATTGCTACTAGCGGATCGGCTCAGCCGATAACGGTTGAATTTGATCGCTCGGTATCGAACCTGTCCTGGTCAAAAGATTCCAAATATCTGTATTTCAGTGCCCAGTCCAATGGGGGCCAACCGCTGTACCGCTGGAATGTAGCGACGCAAAAGGTAGAGCAACTCTCGGATTACGATTCGGGTATGTTGGATTTTGACGTGTCAGCGGATAAACTCGTATTCGTAAAAACGCAGGTTTCCGCTCCGAATGAGGTGTACTGGATTTCGCTGGCGAAAGCGGCTAAAAAAGGCAAAGCTTCGGATTTGACGCTGGCCGAGTTGAAAACGGCCATTCAGGGGGCTAAGCCTTTTACCTCTCTCAATGACTGGGTAGCGAAGAAAACCCTGAGTATGCCCGAAAAGCGGACGTTCCAGAACGAGAAAGGCCAGACAGTGGAGTACTGGATTATGAAACCCGCGAACGTACAGGTCGGTAAGAAATATCCGCTGTTGCTGAATATGCACGGCGGACCGACTGCGATGTGGGGACCGGGCGAGGCCAGTATGTGGCATGAATTTCAGTATTTCTGCTCGCAGGGCTATGGCGTAGTGTATGCCAACCCGCGTGGTTCGGGTGGGTATGGACTGGACTTTCAGCGGGGTAACATCAAGGACTGGGGTACCGGACCGGCTTCGGACGTACTGCGGGCCGCGACTGAAGCGGCAAAAGAAAGCTGGGCCGACACGGCTCGTCAGGTGATCACGGGCGGTAGTTATGCGGGCTATCTGACGGCCTGGATCGTTGGGCATGATCATCGCTTCAAAGCTGCGTTTTCGCAACGAGGGGTGTATGATTTGACCACTTTTCTGGGGGAAGGCAATGCATGGCGACTGGTACCTAACTATTTCCAATATCCCTGGCTGGACAAAACCGACCGCGTTCTGGAAGCCAACTCGCCCTACACCTTTGTAGATCAAATTCGGACGCCTTTGCTAATTAAACACGGCGAAAACGACTTACGTACGGGAGTCATTCAATCGGAAATGATGTATAAATCGATGAAAATCATGGGTAAAGAAGTGGAATACGTACGCATGCCCGGTGGTACCCACGAGCTGAGCCGGAGCGGAAACGTTCGGCAGCGAATTGACCGGATGTTACGGATTTATGAATTTTTTGAACGTTACGTCGGAACGAAGTAA